The following proteins are co-located in the [Pasteurella] mairii genome:
- the obg gene encoding GTPase Obg has product MKFIDEALIRIEAGDGGNGCISFRREKYIPKGGPDGGDGGDGGDVYLVADENLNTLIDYRFEKRFAAERGENGRSSDCTGRRGKDITLRVPVGTRAIDNDTKEVLGDLTQHGAKMLVAKGGYHGLGNTRFKSSVNRAPRQKTNGTPGEKRDLQLELMLLADVGMLGLPNAGKSTFIRAVSAAKPKVADYPFTTLVPSLGVARVDANRSFVIADIPGLIEGASEGAGLGIRFLKHLERCRVLIHLVDLVPIDESDPADNVAIIESELFQYSEKLAEKPRWLVFNKIDIMSDEEARERAEDIVERLAWDEDYYLISAATGKNVPPLCRDIMDFIEANPREAEQEKAPEEVKFKWEDYHQGQLAESELLDDEDDDWDDWSEEDEDGVEIIYKP; this is encoded by the coding sequence ATGAAGTTTATTGATGAAGCCTTAATTCGTATTGAGGCGGGTGATGGTGGAAACGGGTGTATTAGTTTTCGTCGTGAAAAATATATTCCTAAAGGTGGACCGGATGGCGGAGACGGTGGTGACGGTGGTGATGTTTATTTGGTTGCTGATGAGAATTTAAATACACTTATTGATTATCGTTTTGAAAAACGCTTTGCCGCAGAACGTGGTGAGAATGGTCGCAGTTCAGATTGTACCGGACGTCGCGGTAAAGATATTACTTTGCGTGTACCAGTGGGAACGCGCGCTATTGATAATGATACCAAAGAAGTGTTGGGTGATTTAACTCAACACGGTGCCAAAATGTTGGTGGCGAAAGGCGGTTATCATGGATTGGGTAATACCCGATTTAAATCCTCCGTGAACCGTGCGCCACGACAAAAAACTAACGGTACGCCGGGCGAGAAACGGGATTTGCAACTGGAATTAATGTTGCTGGCGGATGTTGGGATGTTAGGATTACCGAATGCGGGAAAATCGACCTTTATCCGTGCGGTTTCTGCGGCGAAACCAAAGGTAGCGGATTATCCGTTTACCACGTTGGTACCAAGTTTAGGGGTAGCACGGGTTGACGCGAATCGCAGTTTTGTCATTGCGGATATCCCCGGCTTGATTGAAGGGGCATCCGAAGGCGCCGGTCTTGGTATTCGTTTCTTAAAACATTTGGAACGTTGTCGTGTTCTGATCCATTTAGTGGATTTAGTGCCGATTGATGAAAGTGATCCGGCAGATAACGTGGCGATTATTGAAAGCGAGCTTTTCCAATACAGCGAAAAATTAGCGGAAAAACCGCGTTGGCTGGTTTTTAATAAAATCGATATTATGAGCGACGAAGAAGCGCGCGAGCGCGCAGAGGACATTGTCGAGCGTCTTGCTTGGGATGAGGATTATTATTTGATTTCCGCTGCCACCGGCAAAAATGTCCCGCCACTTTGTCGCGATATTATGGATTTTATCGAAGCTAACCCGCGTGAAGCAGAACAAGAAAAAGCGCCGGAAGAAGTGAAATTCAAATGGGAAGATTATCATCAAGGGCAACTGGCAGAAAGCGAATTGCTTGATGATGAGGATGACGATTGGGATGATTGGTCTGAAGAAGACGAAGACGGGGTGGAAATTATTTATAAACCCTAA
- the pabB gene encoding pabA-like protein, which produces MLFDTFIAQANQWGALRQPFFFLIDFEKKKPIICKLDEAQKCGIFFQIFSLSNVNEVTDLRAPPFSLRKFPLPEADYRRGFDLVQQELQKGNSYLLNLTYATEIRTNYTLPQLFQHSQAKYKLLYGNEFVCFSPESFVQIQDNRIFTYPMKGTIDATLPEAEVRLLNSQKEQWEHYTIVDLMRNDLAMVAENIEVKRFRYVERIETESGAILQTSSEICGELAESWQEHVGTILARLLPAGSISGAPKEKTADIIQQAEMGERGYYTGIFGVFLGDSLQSAVAIRFIEQQGGRLFFRSGGGITMQSQVQEEYAELIQKVYVPLMKK; this is translated from the coding sequence ATGTTGTTTGATACCTTTATTGCGCAAGCCAACCAATGGGGCGCATTGCGTCAACCCTTTTTCTTTCTTATTGATTTTGAAAAGAAAAAACCAATAATTTGCAAGCTAGATGAAGCGCAAAAGTGCGGTATTTTTTTTCAGATTTTTTCTTTATCAAATGTGAACGAGGTGACGGATTTGAGAGCGCCTCCGTTTTCTTTGCGTAAATTTCCGCTGCCGGAAGCGGATTATCGGCGCGGTTTTGATTTGGTACAACAAGAATTACAAAAAGGCAATTCCTATTTATTAAATTTAACTTATGCCACGGAAATTCGAACCAATTATACCTTGCCACAACTTTTTCAGCATTCGCAGGCTAAATATAAGTTGTTGTATGGTAACGAATTTGTGTGTTTTTCGCCGGAAAGTTTTGTGCAAATTCAAGATAACCGTATTTTTACTTATCCTATGAAAGGAACCATTGATGCGACGCTGCCGGAAGCCGAAGTGCGGTTGCTTAATTCGCAAAAAGAACAATGGGAACATTATACGATAGTGGATTTAATGCGTAATGATTTGGCGATGGTGGCGGAAAATATTGAGGTGAAACGTTTTCGTTATGTGGAACGGATTGAGACGGAAAGTGGTGCAATTTTGCAGACAAGTTCAGAAATCTGTGGAGAACTTGCAGAAAGTTGGCAGGAGCATGTTGGGACTATATTGGCGCGTTTATTGCCCGCCGGTTCCATTAGTGGCGCACCAAAGGAAAAAACCGCCGACATTATTCAGCAGGCGGAAATGGGGGAACGCGGTTATTATACCGGCATTTTTGGCGTGTTTTTAGGCGATAGTTTGCAAAGTGCGGTCGCTATTCGTTTTATTGAACAACAAGGCGGGCGTTTGTTTTTTCGCAGCGGCGGCGGGATTACCATGCAAAGCCAAGTGCAAGAGGAATATGCAGAATTGATCCAAAAGGTTTATGTGCCATTAATGAAAAAATAG
- a CDS encoding zinc carboxypeptidase-like protein — translation MTAIISTDKAPAAIGPYVQAVDLGNLVLTSGQIPVDPATGEVAQDIVAQARQSLENIKAIIEQAGLTVADIVKTTVFVKDLNDFVVVNAEYERFFKENEHPNFPARSCVEVARLPKDVGIEIEAIALRK, via the coding sequence ATGACAGCAATTATTAGTACGGATAAAGCGCCGGCAGCGATCGGTCCTTATGTACAAGCGGTAGATTTGGGTAATTTGGTGTTAACGTCCGGTCAAATTCCGGTTGATCCGGCAACCGGCGAAGTGGCACAAGATATCGTGGCACAAGCCCGTCAATCCTTAGAAAATATCAAAGCCATTATTGAGCAAGCCGGCTTGACTGTGGCAGATATTGTGAAAACGACGGTATTCGTGAAAGATTTAAATGATTTTGTGGTGGTAAATGCGGAATATGAGCGTTTTTTCAAAGAAAATGAGCATCCGAATTTTCCGGCGCGTTCTTGCGTTGAAGTAGCGCGTTTGCCGAAAGATGTTGGCATTGAAATTGAAGCGATTGCGCTGCGCAAATAA
- the trpG_2 gene encoding putative anthranilate synthase component II codes for MSKLLIINNHDSFTYNLVDLIRRLQTPFQVINVEDAHSKAVENFSHILISPGPDIPTSYPQLFEILEKYHKKRTFLGVCLGHQTLCQFFGATLYNLAPVRHGQAHRLKVRSKSPLFLQLPEQFQIGLYHSWAVSTQHFPADLEITATCEQDLIMAVQHKTLPLYGVQFHPESYMSEYGKELLGNWLQASEHP; via the coding sequence ATGTCAAAACTTTTAATTATTAATAATCACGACTCGTTTACGTACAATTTAGTGGATCTCATACGACGCTTACAAACTCCGTTTCAAGTGATCAACGTCGAGGATGCACATAGCAAAGCAGTTGAAAATTTCTCGCATATTCTGATTTCACCCGGTCCGGATATTCCTACAAGTTATCCGCAATTATTTGAAATATTAGAAAAATATCACAAAAAACGGACATTTTTAGGCGTTTGTTTGGGGCATCAAACCCTGTGCCAATTTTTTGGCGCCACGCTTTATAACTTAGCGCCAGTTCGCCACGGGCAGGCGCACCGCTTAAAAGTGCGGTCAAAATCGCCACTGTTTTTACAGTTACCCGAACAATTTCAAATTGGGCTTTACCATTCTTGGGCGGTTTCTACACAACATTTCCCTGCCGATCTGGAAATTACTGCTACCTGCGAACAAGATCTCATCATGGCGGTACAACATAAAACGCTGCCGCTATATGGCGTACAATTCCATCCGGAATCTTATATGTCAGAATATGGTAAGGAATTGCTAGGAAATTGGTTGCAAGCATCAGAACATCCTTAA
- a CDS encoding aminotransferase, class IV family protein, producing MEKTIFPLFETIAIEQGKILNIAQHQARYEQSLRRFYGKSAVKIYELLEILQKNTALWADLDSPLVRCRIDYHARDYHIQCFPYQRKTYRTFQPVIDDEIDYGLKYADRAWLNALLQQKGDCDEIMIIKQGCVTDCSIGNLIFRQGEQWFTPDTPLLAGTQRALLLAQGKIQARRILLENVPHFEEIRLINALNGLKVS from the coding sequence ATGGAAAAGACAATATTTCCCTTATTTGAAACCATTGCCATTGAGCAGGGAAAAATCTTAAATATCGCGCAGCATCAAGCGCGATATGAGCAAAGTTTGCGGCGATTTTACGGGAAAAGTGCGGTTAAAATTTACGAGCTTTTAGAAATTTTGCAAAAAAACACCGCACTTTGGGCAGATTTGGATAGTCCCTTGGTTCGTTGTCGCATTGATTATCATGCTCGCGATTATCATATTCAGTGTTTTCCTTATCAGCGCAAAACATATCGTACATTTCAGCCGGTGATTGATGATGAGATTGATTATGGGTTGAAATATGCTGATCGCGCGTGGCTCAATGCGTTGTTACAGCAAAAAGGCGATTGTGATGAAATTATGATTATCAAACAAGGTTGCGTCACGGATTGCTCCATTGGCAATTTAATTTTTCGTCAAGGTGAGCAATGGTTTACGCCGGATACGCCGTTGCTGGCGGGAACGCAGCGTGCGTTATTGTTGGCGCAAGGTAAAATTCAGGCGCGTCGAATTCTGCTAGAAAATGTACCGCACTTTGAGGAAATTCGCTTGATTAATGCGTTAAACGGGCTGAAAGTTTCGTAA
- a CDS encoding putative long-chain-fatty-acid--CoA ligase — translation MTNLDFHFIHRIRQQAKTREKQTALRYFANHQWREMSWAQLQQQIDRLSLALLANQIDVQDKIGIFANNMPRWTITDIATLQIRAVTVPIYATNTAQQAAFIVNNADVKILFVGDQAQYDQAILLIKDCPQLQKIVVMKEDVILRDETPSCYWADFIQAGLGAQQAHLQALLQQRLESKSLVDLFTLIYTSGTTGEPKGVMLDYANLAHQLQSHDKALQPIDHHDTSISFLPLSHIFERAWVAYVLHRGAVNCYLESTDQVRSALSEIRPTLMCAVPRFYEKIYTAIHDKVQKAPFFRRTIFHWALKIGQRYFNHQATQQAVPFLLQKQYDVADKLVLSKLRNLLGGRIRMMPCGGAKLEPSIGIFFHSIGVNIKLGYGMTETTATISCWKDNGFEPKSIGEIMPGTEVKIGDDNEILVRGGMVMRGYYKKPEETAQAFTADGFLKTGDAGEMDAHGNLYITDRIKELMKTSTGKYIAPQYIEGKIGKDKFIEQIAIIADAKKYVSALIVPCFESLEEYAKQLNIKYQDRMDLIMHSEIIKLFEKRINELQKELASFEQVKKFTLLPHAFTTSLNEITPTLKLRRNVILQRYHDQIEKMYQH, via the coding sequence ATGACCAACCTTGATTTTCATTTTATCCACCGTATTCGTCAACAAGCCAAAACGCGAGAAAAACAAACCGCACTTCGCTATTTTGCAAATCATCAGTGGCGGGAAATGTCGTGGGCGCAATTGCAACAACAAATCGATCGACTTTCGTTAGCATTATTGGCAAATCAGATTGATGTACAAGATAAAATCGGTATTTTTGCCAACAATATGCCGCGTTGGACGATCACTGATATTGCTACCTTGCAAATTCGCGCGGTTACCGTGCCGATTTATGCGACGAATACCGCACAACAAGCTGCGTTTATCGTTAATAATGCGGATGTCAAAATTCTGTTTGTTGGCGATCAAGCTCAATATGATCAAGCGATCTTGTTAATTAAAGATTGCCCGCAACTGCAAAAAATCGTGGTGATGAAAGAGGATGTGATCTTAAGGGATGAGACGCCATCCTGTTATTGGGCGGATTTTATTCAAGCGGGTTTAGGCGCGCAACAAGCTCATTTACAAGCGTTGTTACAACAACGTTTGGAGAGTAAAAGTCTAGTGGATTTATTTACCTTAATTTATACGTCCGGTACCACTGGCGAGCCGAAAGGTGTGATGTTGGATTATGCGAATTTGGCACACCAACTGCAATCGCACGATAAGGCATTGCAACCAATTGATCATCATGATACCTCTATTTCATTTTTACCTTTATCGCACATTTTTGAACGCGCTTGGGTGGCGTATGTGTTGCATCGCGGCGCAGTGAATTGCTATTTGGAAAGTACCGATCAGGTGCGTTCGGCATTAAGCGAAATTCGCCCGACTTTAATGTGTGCGGTGCCACGTTTTTATGAAAAAATTTATACCGCTATTCACGATAAAGTACAAAAAGCGCCTTTTTTCCGTCGCACAATTTTCCATTGGGCGCTGAAAATTGGACAGCGTTATTTTAATCACCAAGCGACACAACAAGCAGTTCCGTTTTTACTGCAAAAACAATATGATGTGGCGGATAAATTGGTGTTGAGTAAATTGCGCAATTTATTGGGCGGACGTATTCGTATGATGCCTTGCGGCGGGGCGAAATTGGAACCGTCTATCGGCATATTTTTCCATAGCATTGGCGTGAATATTAAATTGGGATATGGGATGACAGAAACGACTGCCACCATTTCTTGTTGGAAAGATAATGGATTTGAGCCAAAATCCATTGGCGAGATTATGCCCGGTACAGAGGTAAAAATTGGTGACGACAATGAAATTTTAGTGCGCGGCGGGATGGTAATGCGCGGTTATTACAAAAAGCCGGAAGAAACTGCGCAGGCGTTTACTGCGGACGGTTTTTTGAAAACCGGTGATGCCGGCGAAATGGATGCGCACGGAAACTTATATATCACAGATCGGATTAAAGAATTGATGAAAACCTCGACCGGTAAATATATTGCGCCACAATATATCGAGGGTAAAATCGGTAAAGATAAGTTTATTGAGCAGATTGCCATTATTGCTGATGCGAAAAAATATGTGTCTGCCTTGATTGTGCCTTGTTTTGAAAGTCTGGAAGAATATGCCAAACAGCTCAATATTAAATATCAAGACCGTATGGATTTGATCATGCATTCAGAAATTATCAAATTATTTGAAAAGCGTATCAATGAATTGCAAAAAGAATTAGCAAGTTTTGAGCAAGTAAAAAAATTTACCTTGTTGCCTCACGCTTTTACGACGTCGCTGAATGAAATTACGCCAACCTTAAAATTACGACGCAACGTGATTTTACAGCGTTATCACGATCAAATTGAGAAAATGTATCAGCATTAA
- the hsrA_1 gene encoding transport protein HsrA has translation MTTQTAPASTGANFQGNDKLLFGMIMGVIAFWLFAQTTLNIAPDMEKSLGVDTSLMNIAVSITALFSGMFIVVMGGLADRIGCVKILNLGFVLSIIGALLIALAPVGSLAVPVLMLGRIIQGISTACIMPSSLALVKAYWEGAARQRAISMWSIGSWGGSGLCALFGGLVSQNLGWRYIFFACAALSLLGYLMCRGTPEFKMESSGKKHKFDWAGVITFMIAMIALQVLVTQGGAFGWTSVATISLLIITFVSIVLFLWFEERADKAFVDFSLFKNATYTGATISNFLLNGVAGMLIVSLQLVQLGGNMTAQTAGLLTIGYAIAIIAFIRVGEKLLQRFGARKPMIWGCLITGLSIALLLPTNMMLDQYEIIVIISYILFGIGLAFYATPSTDAALSNLPPEQAGSGSGIYKMASSLGAAFGVAISAAIFTALRADNSSISWLSDVVPFVGRQDNIAIREAATFALMFNLLMILGAIVSIMLTVPTSKKSS, from the coding sequence ATGACAACTCAAACAGCTCCTGCTTCTACCGGAGCTAACTTTCAGGGCAACGACAAACTGTTGTTCGGTATGATTATGGGCGTAATCGCCTTTTGGCTTTTTGCGCAAACTACATTAAACATTGCACCCGATATGGAAAAATCTTTGGGTGTTGATACCTCTTTGATGAATATTGCAGTATCCATTACCGCACTATTCTCAGGTATGTTTATTGTCGTAATGGGAGGCTTAGCCGACCGTATTGGTTGCGTAAAAATCTTGAATTTAGGATTTGTGTTAAGCATTATCGGTGCGTTATTAATTGCACTCGCACCAGTAGGCTCTTTAGCTGTACCAGTATTAATGTTAGGTCGTATTATTCAAGGTATATCAACTGCTTGTATTATGCCATCCAGTTTGGCATTAGTGAAAGCCTATTGGGAAGGTGCTGCCCGTCAACGTGCAATTAGCATGTGGTCAATTGGTTCATGGGGCGGCTCCGGCTTATGTGCCCTTTTTGGCGGATTAGTTTCACAAAACTTAGGCTGGCGTTATATTTTCTTTGCTTGCGCTGCGTTGTCTTTATTAGGCTATTTAATGTGTCGCGGTACGCCTGAATTCAAAATGGAAAGCTCCGGCAAAAAACATAAATTTGACTGGGCAGGTGTTATCACATTTATGATTGCTATGATCGCTTTACAAGTACTAGTTACTCAAGGTGGGGCTTTTGGTTGGACAAGTGTGGCAACTATCAGTTTGTTAATCATCACTTTTGTGTCAATCGTACTATTCTTATGGTTTGAAGAGCGTGCTGATAAAGCCTTTGTAGATTTCTCCTTATTCAAAAATGCAACTTACACCGGAGCAACGATTTCAAACTTCTTGCTCAATGGCGTAGCAGGCATGTTAATTGTATCTCTGCAATTAGTCCAATTAGGAGGTAATATGACTGCACAGACCGCTGGATTACTCACGATTGGTTATGCTATTGCGATTATTGCCTTTATCCGCGTAGGTGAAAAATTATTACAACGTTTCGGTGCACGTAAACCAATGATTTGGGGCTGCTTAATTACAGGTTTATCCATTGCATTATTATTACCTACGAATATGATGTTAGATCAATATGAAATTATTGTTATCATTTCTTATATCCTGTTTGGTATCGGTTTAGCCTTCTATGCCACTCCGTCAACTGATGCTGCATTATCTAATTTACCACCTGAACAAGCTGGTTCCGGTTCTGGTATCTACAAAATGGCATCTTCTTTGGGGGCTGCATTTGGTGTTGCAATTTCAGCTGCGATTTTCACTGCATTACGCGCAGACAACAGCAGTATCTCTTGGTTAAGTGATGTCGTACCTTTTGTCGGTAGACAAGATAACATCGCAATCCGCGAAGCAGCAACGTTTGCATTAATGTTTAACCTATTGATGATTTTAGGTGCAATTGTTTCTATTATGTTGACTGTACCAACCAGTAAAAAATCATCTTAA
- the abgA_2 gene encoding aminobenzoyl-glutamate utilization protein A, with protein sequence MSTLLQTIATEQAEKAKAHFRHLHQHPEMAFEEHETAAYIAEQLKSWGYEVTTGIGKTGVVGRLKVGDGKVSIGLRADTDALPVKECADLPYKSKVEGRSHTCGHDAHTSMLLGAAEYLARTKQFNGTLNLIFQPAEEIMGGAPAMIKDGLFDRFPMDYVFGLHNMPGLDAGKIYFTGGPIMAAVDNWEIELTGKGSHGSMPEKSIDPLVAGAALVMSLQTIVSRNVAPKDSSVVSVGAFQSGDAGNVIPQTAILRLSVRNSTPATRVMVLDKIKSITKATAEAYNVTYEIREGQPGAILVNDESQTEKCIQIASEVLGAENVITPGPTFMGSEDFAFYAQQKPSVYGFIGNGDTPMVHHPMYAFDESNLPVGIAYWVGLAQNYLR encoded by the coding sequence ATGAGTACATTATTACAAACTATAGCAACTGAACAAGCAGAAAAAGCAAAAGCACATTTTCGTCATCTTCATCAACACCCTGAAATGGCATTTGAAGAACATGAGACAGCGGCTTATATTGCTGAACAGTTAAAAAGCTGGGGGTACGAAGTTACTACCGGTATCGGTAAAACAGGCGTAGTAGGGAGATTAAAAGTAGGTGATGGTAAAGTATCTATCGGATTACGTGCGGATACTGATGCCTTACCTGTTAAAGAATGTGCAGATCTGCCTTATAAAAGTAAAGTAGAAGGTCGATCACATACTTGTGGACATGATGCGCATACATCGATGCTACTTGGTGCAGCTGAATACTTAGCTCGTACTAAACAATTTAATGGTACCTTAAACCTGATTTTCCAACCAGCTGAAGAAATCATGGGCGGTGCACCAGCAATGATCAAAGATGGCTTGTTTGATCGTTTCCCAATGGATTATGTGTTTGGTTTACATAATATGCCTGGTTTAGATGCCGGTAAGATCTATTTCACCGGAGGTCCGATTATGGCGGCAGTTGATAACTGGGAAATTGAATTAACAGGTAAAGGCAGCCATGGTTCAATGCCTGAAAAATCTATCGATCCATTAGTGGCAGGTGCCGCATTAGTGATGTCATTACAAACTATCGTCTCACGTAATGTAGCACCAAAAGATTCCTCAGTGGTCAGTGTAGGCGCATTCCAGTCTGGTGATGCTGGTAACGTTATTCCACAAACTGCAATTTTACGTTTGAGCGTACGTAACAGTACACCAGCGACACGCGTAATGGTTTTAGATAAAATTAAATCTATCACTAAAGCTACCGCAGAAGCATATAATGTTACCTACGAAATTCGCGAAGGTCAGCCTGGTGCGATTTTAGTCAATGACGAATCACAAACTGAAAAATGTATCCAAATCGCTTCTGAGGTATTAGGTGCTGAAAATGTGATTACGCCTGGACCAACCTTTATGGGAAGTGAAGACTTTGCTTTCTATGCGCAACAAAAACCGAGTGTTTATGGTTTTATCGGCAACGGTGATACGCCAATGGTTCACCACCCTATGTATGCTTTTGATGAAAGCAACTTACCTGTTGGAATAGCCTACTGGGTAGGATTAGCACAAAATTATTTACGTTAA
- the yhbE_1 gene encoding drug/metabolite transporter — protein sequence MKQQQPLVGSILALVATGMWSSLPLFVQQVVKSMDAVTAVWYRFAIAGVLLFVFLLMSSKLPKISRLNGRAVMLVALGTAGLASNFWLYNLALKYIPPTTSQVLSPLSSFVLLIIGVLFFKEKMGWHQKVGLFLLITGLLLFFNQRFDDFRHLNLYSLGVIFMMTSTLVWIIYALAQKLLLDRLTPQQILLLIYIGSAVILFPISEVKEAAKLDHFQLICLILTGLNTIIAYGCYAEALSRWDISKVSAILTQIPVFTLLFSHLAFALSPTYFSAVELNWISYFGAFFVVLGALFSALGHKLKYYFRG from the coding sequence ATGAAACAACAACAGCCTTTAGTGGGAAGCATACTGGCACTGGTTGCGACAGGGATGTGGAGTTCATTACCCTTGTTTGTACAGCAAGTTGTAAAATCAATGGATGCAGTCACAGCGGTGTGGTATCGTTTTGCAATCGCTGGTGTTTTATTATTTGTATTTCTGTTAATGAGCAGTAAGCTACCCAAAATAAGTAGGTTAAATGGGCGTGCGGTGATGTTAGTGGCATTGGGAACCGCGGGACTAGCATCGAATTTTTGGTTGTATAATTTGGCATTAAAATATATTCCGCCAACCACCAGCCAAGTACTTAGCCCGTTATCTTCTTTTGTTTTGTTGATTATCGGTGTTTTGTTTTTTAAAGAGAAAATGGGCTGGCACCAAAAAGTCGGGCTATTTTTACTGATTACCGGCTTATTGCTGTTTTTTAATCAACGCTTTGATGATTTTCGCCATTTAAATCTGTATTCGTTGGGCGTGATTTTTATGATGACTTCCACCTTGGTTTGGATTATTTATGCCTTGGCGCAAAAATTATTGCTTGATAGGCTCACGCCGCAACAGATTTTACTGTTAATTTATATTGGAAGTGCGGTCATTTTATTTCCCATTTCTGAAGTGAAAGAAGCGGCAAAATTGGATCATTTTCAATTGATCTGTTTGATTTTAACCGGCTTAAATACCATTATTGCCTATGGTTGCTACGCCGAGGCGTTAAGTCGTTGGGATATTTCCAAAGTGAGTGCGATATTAACCCAAATTCCGGTATTTACGCTATTGTTTTCCCATTTAGCATTTGCCTTGAGTCCGACCTATTTTTCAGCAGTTGAGCTTAATTGGATCAGTTATTTTGGGGCATTTTTCGTTGTACTTGGTGCATTATTTTCGGCGTTAGGACATAAACTTAAATATTATTTTCGAGGATAA
- a CDS encoding DNA-binding transcriptional repressor MarR, with protein MTFSRPYLTYQFELLKNLAIKAANPYYEQAAQLRVRELRVLRLIHDTPGVTATELRHKLVLDKTLLSKNLAVLEERGLICYDTDPQDNRVHRLQLTEKGTQAWKKCEKIGRDLEAKMFSELSIEELKQLQQLLHRAYTSFSNWSKQQ; from the coding sequence ATGACTTTCTCTCGCCCATACCTTACTTATCAATTTGAGCTGCTCAAGAACTTAGCCATTAAAGCAGCTAATCCCTACTATGAACAGGCAGCGCAACTTCGTGTACGTGAATTGCGTGTATTGCGTTTAATCCATGACACCCCGGGTGTAACCGCTACCGAATTACGACATAAATTGGTGTTAGACAAAACACTGTTGTCAAAAAATTTAGCAGTATTGGAAGAACGTGGGTTAATTTGCTACGACACTGATCCACAAGATAACCGAGTTCATCGTTTACAATTGACCGAAAAAGGTACGCAGGCATGGAAGAAATGCGAAAAAATCGGACGTGATCTGGAAGCGAAAATGTTCAGTGAATTAAGTATTGAAGAATTAAAGCAGCTACAACAACTGCTCCATCGTGCCTATACCTCCTTTTCAAATTGGAGCAAACAACAATAA
- the yhbE_2 gene encoding drug/metabolite transporter yields the protein MKQQQPILGFLFALITAIAWGTLPIALQKVVAVMDTQTIVWFRFLVASVALFLLLAISKKLPRFRQFNRYYMGLILFGILGLAGNFLLFNSSLRFIEPSVTQIFIHFSSFAMLICGVLLFKEKFGIHQKIGLGILIIGLALFFNDHLGSLFSSGEYTIGIILGIAAALVWIAYGLAQKLLSRQFTASQILLIIYLGCFLVFSPFTHPLQVEKLDTFTTICFIYCCINTLIGYGAYAEALNRWEVAKVSMIVTLVPLFTIVFSHLLHGVFPQYFSAPSLNNLSYIGACIVVFGAMLSAIGHKLIKNYK from the coding sequence ATGAAACAGCAGCAACCAATATTAGGTTTTCTATTTGCATTGATTACCGCAATTGCATGGGGAACATTGCCGATTGCTTTACAAAAAGTCGTGGCTGTGATGGATACGCAAACTATTGTTTGGTTTCGCTTTTTAGTAGCAAGTGTCGCATTATTTTTGCTCTTAGCTATATCAAAAAAACTGCCCAGATTTCGCCAATTTAATCGTTATTATATGGGCTTAATTTTATTTGGTATTTTAGGATTGGCAGGTAATTTTCTTTTATTTAATTCCTCGTTACGGTTTATTGAACCTTCAGTAACGCAAATTTTTATTCATTTTTCTTCTTTTGCAATGCTGATTTGCGGGGTGCTTTTATTTAAAGAAAAATTTGGCATACACCAAAAAATTGGATTAGGAATATTGATTATCGGATTAGCGTTATTTTTTAATGATCATTTAGGAAGTCTTTTTTCTTCCGGTGAGTATACTATTGGAATTATATTAGGCATTGCAGCAGCTTTGGTTTGGATAGCTTACGGATTAGCACAAAAATTATTGTCGCGCCAGTTTACAGCATCGCAGATTTTACTGATTATTTATTTAGGTTGTTTTTTGGTTTTTTCTCCATTTACTCATCCATTGCAAGTAGAAAAATTAGATACTTTTACCACAATTTGTTTTATTTATTGTTGTATTAATACATTGATTGGTTATGGAGCTTATGCTGAAGCGCTTAATCGTTGGGAGGTTGCTAAGGTGAGCATGATAGTGACCTTAGTACCGTTATTCACTATTGTATTTTCACATTTGTTACATGGCGTTTTTCCACAGTATTTTTCTGCCCCGAGTTTAAATAATTTGAGCTATATTGGCGCGTGTATTGTTGTGTTTGGTGCTATGTTATCTGCTATTGGGCATAAATTGATTAAGAATTATAAATAG